The sequence CCGCCGCGGCTGCGCGACTGGCGGCCCTGGGTGGCGCTGCGCGGCGACAGCCGCAGCTTCCTGACCCCGTGGGAGCCGACCTGGCCGGAGGACGCGCTGAGCCGCGCCGCCTATCTGCGCCGGCTGCGCCGCCAGATCTACGAATGGCGGCAGGACGAAGGCTACGGCTTCCTGATCTTCGAGCGCGACAGCCGGCAGCTGGTCGGCGGCATCGGCTTCTCCAACGTCCGCCGCGGCGTCGCCCAGTCGGCCTCGATCGGCTACTGGATCGGCGAACGATTCGCCCGGCAGGGGCTGATGACCGACGCCACCGCGGCGGCGGTGGCCTTCGGCTTCAACCAGCTCGGCCTGCACCGAATCGAAGCGGCCTGCCTGCCGCACAACGAGGCCAGCCAGAAGCTGCTGCTGCGCCTCGGATTCACCCGCGAGGGCTATGCCCGCGCCTATCTCAAGATCGACGGAGATTGGCGGGATCACTTGCTGTTCGGGCTGGTCGACACCGAGTTCCATCCGGGGCCGTGACCATGCGGCTTGATGCCGTTCTTCTGCGCGCCTAGGTTCAGGCAAAATTATGGCGGAACGCGGCACGTGGCATTGGACTGGGACACCCTCTCGCGCACCCTGCGCCCCGAGAACAGCCCCGGCTTCCTGCTGTGGCAGGTCGCCAATCAGTGGCAGCGGCTGCAGCGGTCGACCCTGGAGCCGCTCGGCCTCACCCACGTCCAGTTCGTGCTGCTGGCCGGCCTCGCCTGGCTGAGCCGCAAGGAGAACGACGTCACCCAGGCCCGGCTCGCCGCCTTCTGCAAGACCGACGCGATGATGACCAGCCAGGTGGTGCGGTCGCTGGAGGCCGGCGGCTTCATCGCCCGGGCGCCGCACCCGACCGACAGCCGGGCCCGGCAGCTCAGGGTCACCGCCAAGGGGGCCGAGGTGCTGAACGCCGCCATGCCGCGGGTGCGCGAGGCCGACGCCCAGTTCTTCGGCGCGCTGCAGGAAAGCCAGGGCTTCGTCGAGCAGCTGCGCCGGCTGTGGGCCAGCGGCGCCAAGCGCGAGCCCTGAGCGCTACGCGAGGAACCAAGCCGGAACCAGGAACACCAGCGGCGCGAACAGCGCGATCCGCATCCGCGGCAGCGCCACGCCGTTGCGCTCGAGCAGCTTCAGCTGGATGTGCAGCGCCAGGAGCAGGGTGCCGGCGAAGACCAGGGCCGCCGTCGACAGGGTCAGAAGCGCCAGCGCCTTCAGCAGCGCCAGGGCTGCGACCATCAGCCCGGCGCAGCCCAGCAGCCACATCGTCGCCTGTTTCGAGATCAGCGCGCGGTTGACCCGCAGCTCGACATGGGCCAACGACACCCACCAGATCGTCTGCATGCAGACGATGGGCAGCAGCCGCGACATCTCGGGCAGATGGGCCCGCCAGCCCGGAAGCAGCTCGGCGCCGAACAGCTCGAAGCCGGCGAGGATCATCGCGGCCCCCGCCATGGTCAGCGCCAGCAGGGCCAGGTAGAACCGGTCGAACCATTCGGCCGAGGCCTCGTACAGCGCCTTGAAGAACGCGGTCACGATCAGCTGGTGGACAAGGAAGATCGCCGCCGAGATGCGGAAGCAGACCGCGTAGACCGACACCGCCTCGACCGTCAGGAAGAACCCGACCAGCACCCGCGAGCTGTTGACGATGGCGAAATAGACCAGCGAGTTCACCATCATGAAGAAGCCCATCCGCCGCGCGTCGGCATGGGCGGCGAAGAAGCGGGGCCGGATGGTGCGCACCAGGCCGGCCAGGGCGAACAGGGTGAGCCCCAGCGAGACGGCGCCGCAGCCGAGGATCACCGCCCATAGCGGCACCTGCCGCAGGGCCGCGAAGGCCAGCGCGCCGACGATCAGGAAGACGTAGAGCGCCAGATTGTCCGCCACCAGGATGCCGAAGCGGCGCCCCATGGCGCGGTAGTAGACGCTGGCGGCGACCTGGGCCCCGGCGCCGGCCATGGCGACGCCGGCGAAGGCGGGCAGAAGCGGGCCCGAGGCGGCCCAGGCGATCGCGGCGGCGCCGAGGCCGATCAGGCCGATCGAGGCGACGACGAAGAACAGCAGGTCGAGGACGCGGTCGTCCTTGCGGATCAGCACCAGCTGCGGGATCGCGCCCGGAATGCCGAGGCTGAGGATCTGCGCCCCGATCACGCCGATGCTGAGCCCCAGCTCGGCCGTGCCGTAGTCCTGGATGCTCATGACCTGGGACAGCAGCAGCGGCCCGAAGAAGGCGGAGCCCTTGCCGAGCGCGAAGGCGAACAGGAACAGCGCCGCCCTGCCGCCGGCCGCCCGGACCCGGGCGAGAGTCGTCGCCAACGCCATGGCCGGGGAGCGGCTCATGACGGCCCCGAGATCACCATCCGGGTCAGGCCCGGAGATAGACGCGGTTGACGTAGGGATCGAGCGTCAGGCCCGGCGGCACCCGGCCGGCATCCACGATCGGGCGCGGCGGGCCGTACAGGATCGGGCCCTGGCAGTAGACCACCTGGAAGATCAGCCGCGGCGTCTGCCGCGCCGGCAGGCCGCGATGGAAGCCGAAGGTGTTCTCCAGGAAGCTGGTGCCGGCGGGCCCTTCGAACTGGACGAAGCGCTCGCGCCCGAAGGCGCCCTCGACCTCGGCGTCGGAGTAGCGCCGGATCGGCATCAGCCGGTCCTCGCGGTGCGAACCGCGGACATAGATGTGCGGCCCGGCCCCGGCGTCGACATCGGTGAGATAGACGAACAGCTTGATGAAGCGCCAGTCGTCGTAGTCGCGGTGGAACAGCTCGGCGTGCTGGGCCTGCCCGTCGCCGGCGATCGACCACCAGGCGGCCATGTAGCTGATCGTCGGCTTGCAGCCGAGGGCCGCCTGCACCGCCTCCAGCACCGCCGGGTCGTTGGCGATGGCCAGCGCATGCGGCGCGTTCACCACCACCTCCGGCCGGAAATGCGCGACATGGGTGCCCGGCGGCGCCTGGTCCGGCGCCTGGAAGGTGCCGTGCTCGGGCTTGTAGGGGTTGAAGGACGGGTGCCCGGCGAAGTGACGGCGCATCTCCTCGACCCGATCCGGCGTCATCAGCCAGGGCGTCATGGCGAAGCCGTCGCCGGTCAGGGCCGCGGCGGCCCCCTGGCCCTCCGCCGACCCGGCGACCGGACCGCGCCCGATCCGGCCGGCGATCCGATCGGCCACCCAGTCCCGCCACGCGACGCGCTGGAACCGGCGCTGCACCAGGAACCGGGTCATCCGGCCGGCCTTGGCCGCGTGTTCGGAAAGGGCTGCCATCAAAATCTCCCCGCGCCGAGCGCCGTCACGCCGTCGACGGCGGCCCGGGACGGAACGCCCGCCCCGGGCCGCCAGCGGTCAAATTCCGCTGCGAGTCCTATACCGGCGGTCTCGGCGCGCACCAAGAATGATTTTCATCTCGGTGCGGACCGCCGGCAGCGGTCACTCGGCGGCGC comes from Inquilinus sp. Marseille-Q2685 and encodes:
- a CDS encoding MarR family winged helix-turn-helix transcriptional regulator, with the protein product MALDWDTLSRTLRPENSPGFLLWQVANQWQRLQRSTLEPLGLTHVQFVLLAGLAWLSRKENDVTQARLAAFCKTDAMMTSQVVRSLEAGGFIARAPHPTDSRARQLRVTAKGAEVLNAAMPRVREADAQFFGALQESQGFVEQLRRLWASGAKREP
- a CDS encoding phytanoyl-CoA dioxygenase family protein, whose protein sequence is MAALSEHAAKAGRMTRFLVQRRFQRVAWRDWVADRIAGRIGRGPVAGSAEGQGAAAALTGDGFAMTPWLMTPDRVEEMRRHFAGHPSFNPYKPEHGTFQAPDQAPPGTHVAHFRPEVVVNAPHALAIANDPAVLEAVQAALGCKPTISYMAAWWSIAGDGQAQHAELFHRDYDDWRFIKLFVYLTDVDAGAGPHIYVRGSHREDRLMPIRRYSDAEVEGAFGRERFVQFEGPAGTSFLENTFGFHRGLPARQTPRLIFQVVYCQGPILYGPPRPIVDAGRVPPGLTLDPYVNRVYLRA
- a CDS encoding GNAT family N-acetyltransferase produces the protein MSGAAVIGFFRTGLGTLPPVRIEGRRTYLRPPRLRDWRPWVALRGDSRSFLTPWEPTWPEDALSRAAYLRRLRRQIYEWRQDEGYGFLIFERDSRQLVGGIGFSNVRRGVAQSASIGYWIGERFARQGLMTDATAAAVAFGFNQLGLHRIEAACLPHNEASQKLLLRLGFTREGYARAYLKIDGDWRDHLLFGLVDTEFHPGP